The candidate division WOR-3 bacterium genome has a window encoding:
- a CDS encoding 4Fe-4S binding protein, with translation MPVMHGVATMKKKRRIAPHRIGQIIASIITLGHVPALWTGNIYQGPLKSVCVPILNCWGCPLSLYSCPIGALQHFFNLQLFPFYIMGFFGAVGMLVGRMVCGWLCPFGMLQDLLYKIRTLKFRLPKWMTYIKYAVLIIIAGIIAWISGEPWFCKLCPAGILEAGIPLVLVDKTGDIRALVGWLFWTKIAIFVIVIALSIPVKRFFCRVLCPVGAIYSVFNRFSLVHLTIEKEKCKHPNCGVCVKICPMDINVYDNPNQKECIRCLECVFKCPNIAVSMNFYKPEIKITKTETA, from the coding sequence GTGCCTGTCATGCATGGGGTTGCAACAATGAAGAAGAAACGACGTATAGCACCGCACCGCATCGGTCAGATTATAGCCTCAATAATAACACTGGGGCATGTGCCGGCATTATGGACCGGTAATATCTATCAGGGGCCGTTGAAATCAGTATGTGTGCCTATTCTCAACTGCTGGGGCTGTCCCCTTTCCCTCTATTCCTGCCCTATCGGTGCCCTGCAGCACTTTTTCAACCTTCAACTTTTCCCTTTTTATATTATGGGATTCTTCGGCGCCGTGGGAATGCTTGTCGGAAGAATGGTCTGCGGCTGGCTCTGTCCCTTTGGGATGCTTCAGGATCTGCTTTATAAAATAAGAACCCTGAAGTTCCGACTTCCCAAGTGGATGACATATATAAAATATGCGGTTTTGATTATCATCGCCGGGATCATCGCCTGGATCAGTGGAGAGCCGTGGTTCTGTAAATTGTGTCCTGCCGGTATTCTGGAGGCGGGTATTCCGCTGGTACTCGTTGACAAAACCGGTGATATTCGGGCGCTTGTCGGCTGGCTCTTCTGGACGAAGATTGCGATCTTTGTGATTGTTATCGCACTCAGTATTCCGGTCAAGCGGTTCTTCTGCCGTGTATTATGCCCTGTCGGAGCGATCTATTCCGTCTTCAATAGATTCTCTCTGGTTCATCTGACGATCGAAAAGGAGAAATGTAAACACCCCAACTGCGGTGTCTGTGTGAAAATATGCCCTATGGATATAAATGTTTATGACAACCCCAATCAAAAAGAATGCATCCGTTGTCTGGAATGTGTCTTTAAATGTCCGAATATCGCGGTCAGTATGAACTTTTATAAACCGGAAATAAAGATTACAAAAACAGAAACCGCATAG
- a CDS encoding TlpA family protein disulfide reductase, with protein sequence MRKFAFLLLLPLLFLLAEETELADAPDFTLEDVDGNTVCLDSLLAKGPVFMSFWALWCKMCIKELDALKPYYDEFDSLGINLLAISQDKKRAVPKVKPFALSHKWKYVVVLDPDNIMRELYQVQAMPTSFIIDQNKKIVFTHQGYKPGDEEIIIKTMRELFEKGEGNDSEE encoded by the coding sequence ATGAGAAAATTCGCCTTTCTTTTGTTATTACCTTTATTATTTTTACTTGCTGAGGAAACGGAATTAGCTGATGCACCTGATTTTACCCTGGAAGATGTCGACGGAAACACCGTCTGTCTTGATTCTCTGCTTGCAAAGGGGCCGGTCTTTATGAGTTTCTGGGCGTTATGGTGTAAGATGTGTATCAAAGAGCTCGACGCCCTCAAGCCTTATTATGATGAGTTCGATTCACTCGGGATAAATCTGCTCGCAATCAGTCAGGACAAAAAAAGAGCGGTGCCCAAGGTCAAGCCCTTTGCTTTGAGCCACAAATGGAAATATGTGGTCGTTCTCGATCCCGACAATATAATGCGTGAACTCTACCAGGTGCAGGCGATGCCCACCAGTTTTATCATCGACCAGAATAAAAAGATAGTTTTCACTCATCAGGGATATAAACCCGGCGACGAAGAAATCATAATTAAAACAATGCGTGAACTCTTTGAAAAAGGTGAAGGAAATGATTCTGAAGAATAG